Within Eremothecium cymbalariae DBVPG#7215 chromosome 3, complete sequence, the genomic segment GAGCAGGAGGGGACGGTGTTAACTGCAAATGATGATCTGCGTATCGAGTCGCCCATAGCAGCGATCAATAAAATTGAGATCCTAAATGATGAAGCTGAAGAATCCAACAAGAACAATTCAGAGGAACGGGAATCTTCAGAATTGAATTCCAGAGATAAGAAGTTTTTATTTGGGTTTACAGCTGCTGTAGCGGTTTGGTGGCTTCTGGGACGCAAGAGGGGGCAACAGAAGAGggtataataaatatatatatacaaaagaaacaaaatgCAATTTGAATATACACAGACGTTTGGATCAAACTGCAATGGGacattttatattttatttttttggaagCGTATAATAACAGAACTACAAAGCAAACCCTCGCAATGATGTTAGTTCATTTCAGTTCAATTAATCTTTGTGTTAGTTTTCTCCTTTCTTTTACATTagtaaataaaaaactatTTTAGTTAGGATttgatataataaaaagacgacaacaacaaaaacggTCCTGATGCTGGATTAGTCCTCATATATCAGAGCTCATAATGTGCTAAGTACTTCCCTTCGTCCGTCAAATCTTCTGGAATCCTAACGGGCATGAACTACAACCTGTTATGCCATTTCATTTTCGACTCCTTCCTTCTCAACTGGAAAATCCTTGACTCGAAAGCATTCATAACCAATTCTGAGACACTTTTTGCAAAGATCGAGGACAATCTATCATAGATTTTTGAACGAAACCGGAAAGATAGAACCAACTCAACTTCTGTCACATCAGGTCTGTTCGTATGAGGCAGAATGAGCCATTTAGTCGATAAAATATGAAATAAATCATGAGCGGCAGATTCAGCAATCACAATTTTCACATCATCTTGTCTATCAATACATTGTATCTTGCATAGAAACGTTTCGTCAAAGTTTTGGAACCCAACTCGTAAACCTGCTTCACTAGGCTTGTTATCTACTGGATTTCTGCGATTGACAAATGATCCTGTACAGTACGGAACAAAATGTTCATATAACGACACTTCAGAAACAGCACCATAAACAATAGCAGCAGGTGCATTAAACGTTCTCTTTAACGTAAACTTTTGAGTCTTGGTCTCactactgctgctgccagAGGTTATTCCAAAAAACGCTCTTCTTGAGTTGATGACGGGGTGTTGAGGCGTAGTAAAGCATCGCAGAGGTATTCTACCTAATATAACAGTCGATGGCATATTCAACAGGCCTTTAGTTTTGAGGTATACAAGTCTCTGGAACTCTATACTAACTTCCAGCTGCCCACTGGCTGTTTTCCTGGAAACAGTTCAACTTGTTATGTTGTAATATACAATCAAACGAAAGACCTAACTTTACTAACAAGTACTAtaaatttttaattaaaaagcCCTTTCCTCGAACGCACACCACTCAGAGCAGAACAAAGTGTGTGTCATACGAGAGCTCAAAATTCAGTTGATATCTATTAACACTCTCGGATGTCTTTTGACATTAACTGGAATAAGGTAAATGAAGACCCTAAGGTTAATCAAAACATCAAGGATTTCTTGAATTCGTACCTAGAATCGATAGTCCTACCCAGTTATGTGAACAATATTCAGATGACAAAGTTTAAATTGGGTGAACTGCCGCCAAACATCATTCTAAAAAAGATAGATGATCCTCTCCATGAATTCTACGAGGCTGTAGCAGCGGAAACGGGCTCAATTGGGGATCGGAAGAGCGACCTGCAGTTCTTAGTTGAGGTAGATTACAAGGGAGACATGTTGATAGAAATCAGCGCTGAACTAGTGCTCAACTATCCCAGCCCAAATTTCATGCGACTACCTGTAAAACTGACCATAAGCGATATTGGTCTTCATTCTCTATGTCTGATATcatatcttcaaaatcaactGTTTATAAGCTTTCTATGTGATGTTAGTGATCCAATTCTGGACGATGCGGAGACTATATTGGATACCACCGGGCCCACCTTTTTAGGCTCCAAGTCTTTAGACAGAATATCTTTGATCAGGAGCATGAAGATTCAGACTGAGATCGGCCAGCAGGATGTAGGTGAAGGCACTATACTGAGGAGTGTAGGTAAATTAGAACAGTTTTTGTCGGACatattcaagaatatgCTACGTAAGGAGGCTGCATGGCCCAGTTGGATAAATCTTGACTTtaatgaatatgaagaGGACGACGAGGACGACGAGGAGAACTAGTCATTGACTACCGGCGTGAATGAAGCTAGAAAAAGAGCTGGGGCAGCGCTGGAGCAGCTACTAATACATTAAATATGTGTAGATTACATAAACTGTGTGAAATGAGCCcgcacacacacacacacatatatatatatatatatatatatatatccttgTTAATACTTGGGACTCATTCGCCGTAAACCAACACTGGATATTCAATTGAACGCACTACCCCTATCCACAGGTGTTAGACCTTTGATGGGCTATTTTTGTTCGTATATAGCCATGCTTCTCTAAAAGGATACCTTAGGAGGAAGCCAGCCACGACCTTTCCGCGGTCTTAGCTAGAAACGATATTTTGATGGAGTTTGTGAGATCAAAAGTCACAATAGGGAGAGGTCCACAAGGTGAAGACACAAGTCATTAAAAGCGATATGAATTTTAGCAATGAAGACCCGTGGAAGGGGCTTGAAACAATAGGATCACCTAATGATGCGTGGGCCAATATGAATAGAGTTTCTGATGATTCATCGGGCCAAATAGCAGTTCCAGGGCGACGGGTTGATGCGGTTTCATCCATAACGTTGATTGattcttctctttctgcAGAGGTTAAGGAGACTATACGTAATAATTATCGTGATCGTAATTTATATGAGACAGATAGCAGTGGGTTAGAGCAGCAAGTTTGGGGTCCGCCCACAGAAGTAGGTAAAGCAATGAATGTGTCGGTACTTGATAAAATCGATGTACCTAGTGGGGCGGGTGAGGGGATACTGCAAGAGGCAAGGAGTGAGGAGTTATCTAACTGGATTGATAATCTGAGGAAGACTTACAACCCTTTATCTAgtgatattgttgttgttgaggAGATTCTGGAGCGCGAGGGGCTGCTTTTTAAGCACACTAATTATTTGGTGAAACATCTGATTGCTCTTCCAAACACTACACCATCTTCGAATCGTACAGTAATTCGAAGGTACTCTGACTTCAATTGGTTACAAGAggttttattgaaaaaatatccatttAGAATGATTCCTGAGTTGCCTCCTAAGAAGATTGGGGCTCAGAATGCGGACCCTATATTTCTAGTGAGGAGAAGGAAAGGATTGAGTCGGTTTATTAATCTCGTTATGAAACATCCAGTCTTGAGTTTTGACGATTTGGTATTGACCTTTTTGACGGTGCCCACGGATTTGGGCAGTTGGAGGAAGCAGGCGAACTACGACACCACCGAAGAGTTTACTGATCAAAAGATCGACAAAGCGTTCATAAATATGTGGCAAAAGGAATTAGGTAATCAGTGGAATGAAGCTGATGTGAAGATTGATGCATTGCTGGAGTCATGGATAAAGATATCAGTTTTGGTTGATCGGTACGAAAGAAGAATGAAACAAATTTCCGACGAACGCAGATTATTGGGATCTGTAATGGAAGAGTTCGCTGCCAGCACTGATGCATTATATCCCTTGGATGAAAGCAGTATCCAGGGCGTCAATTCGCATATCAAGATAATCTCAAACCATTTGAATCAGTTGGCggatatttcaaagaaagagTTGaatgaagttgatgagcGGTTATCTGTCAAGTTTAAGACGTTCATCGATATAATCATCTCCTTAAGGGGCGTGTTTGAACGCTATAAGATAATGGCAGGCAATAATATCCCCCAACTACAAAGAAAATTAGAAATTAATATGGAGAAGTTACAAACCTTGAGTAACAAGCCAGATGTAAAGGGCGCTGAATATGAAAGGATTAAGCAGATAGTTCAAAGAGATAAAAGAACCATTGCAGAACAGGTGAATAGGTCGTGGCTAATCAGAAAAGGTATTTTAGAAGAGTTTACTATCTTTCAAGAAACACAATTTTTTGTGACACATATATTTCAAGAGTGGGCTAGGATGCACGTTGGGTTTAGTAATGAGAATTCTGAATGCTGGGAGAAGTTGTACACGAATTTAGAAGATATGCCACTGAGTAGGAACTGACAATACTTTTTacatctttttaaaaatctCACTATTATTCTTATCTGTTTACATGTTTCTTATTTTCTCTCTTATTCGGTTTTTATAATTTACCAAGTACAACTCTGtgcattattatatatatataaataaatatataaatatgtgctcatatatttatgtatatatatttgtgtgtgtgtgtgtgtgtgtgctCGTGGCCTAGGCGATTTTCTTACTAGTGTTTGTGAAACCTATACCCTTTATGGTAACGATCATATCGTCGCTATCTACCTCGTCAACAGATTTGAGGTGAGCTTCTGTACCAAATATCTGTTTAATATCCCTCATAAGCCTTATGAATCTTTCATCAATTTGATCTTTTGATATTCTGAGTCTACCAATATCTTCCTTCCCAATAACCATGTATACGAGTGCCAATGGTAACTGATTTCTATCCACAACGCCACACTTACTTATCTCTTCGAGTAACTCATATGCAACTTTCGTCCCAATATCTTCAGGAACGTCACCACCATCGCCAATCGCTTCCGCAGAATATCTCCAACCTTTCTTAGTCTCACCAACCAAAGTTAAACCCCAACCTGGACTTTTACCAGAATTTTCACCCCTCCACACATCTGCAGTTATATTTACCTCACATGGCACTTTCTTCAATACACTTTTTGCAGCATCTATCATCCGGTTCACCATCGAAGGACTGACCCTAGTCGAATATGCAACCCCGGTAATTGCCGATATGACAGGCTTTTCTAATGCATGCATCGTAATCGGCTGCGCTATCAATGAATCTACAACTAAATGTACTTCGCCTCCTCCTATGGGAGGTGATCCTCTCTTCAGTGTGTGTAGCGCACACTCCCTGACACCAAACTTCTCCATCACTGGCATAAGCCCCCATTTAATAGTCTCGACACCAGCATCACCATGAGACGACGTCATACCACGAAATACTATagaaaacttcttcttggaAAATGGAGCAAGGTACAACAATGGTTCCACAAAGTACCCAACAGGCTTACTATTCGGGCAGTTATGCGTATAAGACCCGCCAACAATAATACCTGGTTTGTAAATAACCGTCGTACCTGTATATGATATCTCGACCACACTCCCATTAGTGACTCCATCAATCAATCGTAAAAATGAAACTTCATAATCCTTTAAACCTGGATTCAAATCATCTGAGCGGATTTTCTCAATCTTGATGGCCTTACCAGACAATGTAGCCATCACTATTCGATGCCTAAAATTTAACGCTCCTTGAAACGTCACTAGTTTAGTCGACATTATAACCTGATATCCAAAAGCCTCCAAAACACCTTCTTAGAGTCTATAGACCAAAGCTATCCCGTCTATACAATGGTTGAGATGCTCATCTCTTGGctccaatttttcaatagaAAGGTCCTGGCGATGagtgaaaattttgttagCGGGTCTCAAATCATGTTACCCGGCTTTCCTTTGAAgcctttttgaaaattagTAAAATAAGGCTTTCCGTGgaatttaaagaaaagagCAGTAAATTGGTGTCGAATAAACAAGCAAACCAAGTGGCAAATTAGGGTCAAGGGGCGTATATAGAGTATTATAGTGCTCGTGAAGGTATACTTTGGTGTTATTCATAGATATAATTGTAGGTTGTAATGGGGAACTCACCAAAGGGAGCCCGTGGTGATGAAAATGGGCATAGTAACAAAAAGGCTAAATCTGAGGAAGGTTCTGCTACACCTTTCAAGTTTGGTAATGAGGCTGATGACGTAGATCCAACTGGTTCAGATTTTTCTAACGAGCTACCTACGCCGTTTGATAACTTTGTTAGCCAGGAGGAAGATGACAGTACTGGACACAGCAATAATGGGGTAGAGCTTCCAGAGACCAGCTTGCCGAGCACGACTTTGGCTTTACCTACAGCATCTGGGGCAGGTTCAAGTAATAGTAATGGTAGTGGTAATGGTAACAACACCAATAGCAATGTGAAGAAATCTCCGCAAAAGGTACAGAAGGCAGTTTTGAATAGCAAGGTGAATGTTACAGCGGCGAGGAAACAAGGGCAAAGTACAACTGCTCCAAAACGCCAGAGCGATCCTGACAAACTAAGTGATGCGCTCTTATCTGCTGGTGTGGATGTTAGGGAGGAGGAAGCACTATTAAACTCTACAGTTACGACCATGAAGTCTAACTCCCAAGTCTCCAATAATCAGCTGCCACCGCATCCTCCATTTCTGCACCCCGCCCACATTGCTAGtatgatgaagaaggtaGCAGCAGACCAGAGCTTTAACCAAGATTTTTCGAAAAACTCGGATTTGCTGAGTCTAATGTCCACTGCATGTGAGCTGTATATTAGGGACATCGTCACAAATTCCATAGTCATATCGCGCCATCGGCGTAAAGCGGTGAAGTTAAATTCTGGAAGGAGAAGCGAGATGACACGAATACTAAGAGACCTGGCCTTAAAACAACGAGAACAAGAGGAACGTAGAGTTAAACGGAGAATAGCATTAGGCTTAGAAAAGGAAACTGTCGACGCAAAGCTGGACAGCGGGGAAACACTCCATCGGGCTTCTAATGCAACCGCAAATATGATGATTGCAGGAGGTAAGAAAAAATATAGTTGGCTCACATCAAGCTCTAAATCAAATGCAGTAGATCTGAAAAATACAGGCAAAGTATCTTCCGCCGTTGCTGCAAGAGGCGATTTGGGGATCAAATATAGAGAGGCAAGAGAAGAACCTGGCATCGTAATGAGGGATCTACTAAATGCATTAGAGAACAGGAGAGTTGGGGTGAATAACACCATTGCTAAAGGCTATGCTAGGATAAGAGACTAACTTTCACAAATGGtacagaaaagaaagacaTTAAAGGGATattaacatatatatgtatatatatagtcAGAAAATGATGTGTTATTCTTCCTATGGTAGAGTCAGCCGTATATAACTCATCGCGTATCTGCAGGCGGGTCTGCGCTACCagatttaaaaataaaaatgatttCGCCCAGGATCGAACTGGGGACGTTCTGCGTGTTAAGCAGATGCCATAACCGACTAGACCACGAAACCGAATAACCGTGAACTCTTATCTCATTTTTTGACCTATCACACATTCAGAGTCACGCGACCGCTTTAATTTCAGGAACCAAATAAGGATTTTCCTCCTTCTTTCCCGTCAAATCTTTTCCAAGGCCATCACGTGACTACTCAACTAAACCCTCCCTCACATATCAGCCATATCAGCCATATCAGGATGCCTGTCGATGCTCCTTAGTGAATCTGTATAGATAGAGATTAGATGGCATTTTTTCCACGGTACTCAACAGCCTCCTGATGAACTAAGTTCTATTTTTTACTCTGAAATTCCAATTTCGCGGCTAAAAACGTGTCGTTTCTCAAAAACTCCTTGTAAACCCTGTTTTAGATATCTAACGTATCAACTTTAGGATCATTGATTCGGATGAATATTAACATTCCTTATGATCTTCTTAACCTTACACGTGCCCTCACTCTTCTTAGATACAGCTTCAAAAGATATACCTCACTATTAATAATTCCCTTCCTCCCTCCCCCCTCTCTGCCGCATGGTTACTAACACtatacaaaagaaaaccttCGCAGCTTCACACACACCTTGAAGATGCTGCGTTTAAGCGACATCAAAACCACTGGTACATCGCTCTATGTCATATAAAGCGCTCTTGGGCCATCAGGAGACTTTCTGACATGCTACCAGAAGGGGATCTAACTACTCCACATTCTACAGATGTCAATCTTGGTCAATCCAAATCCCCCACAGAACGATACACCACCTGCAGAAAGCATCGTTGCAATCAGAAGCAACCCACTAGACGTTTCCACGGGATACCAGGGCCACAGTACAGTGGCCCTGGACAGTTGCATCATTCGAGATTGATCTTCGGCATAAATTCAAGTATCACGAACAACGTTGAGCGACACGTTTGGAAGCTGAATCACAAGGCTATAAATATTAAGTAAAAAAAGACAACAAACTGCACAGATGGTTGATGTaaacaacaaacaacatTTAAGCGTAAGGAAAACGAACTACGGATAGTTTCATTAATAGTTAAGATGTCAGGAAAAGTTCATGGTGGTAAAGGTAAATCGGGTGCTAAAGATGGTGGGTCATTAGGGTCTCAATCGCATTCAGCAAGGGCAGGATTGCAGTTTCCTGTTGGTAGGATTAAACGTTATTTGAAGAGGAATGCTGCAGGGAAGACTCGTGTTGGGTCGAAGGCCGCTATCTATTTGACTGCAGTGCTTGAATATTTGACGGCGGAGGTGTTAGAATTAGCTGGTAATGCAGCTAAGGATTTGAAGGTGAAAAGAATCACTCCCAGACATTTACAATTGGCGATTAGaggtgatgatgagttAGATTCTTTAATCAGGGCCACAATTGCTTCTGGAGGTGTGTTACCGCATATAAACAAGGcattgttgttgaaggtgGAGAAGAAGAGCCATAAGTAAGGATAAGGATAGCCAAGCCAAcccattaaaaaataaaaaataaaagaaaacaaccTCCCCTTCTTCCCTCCCTCTCCTcccaaaaaggaaaacttTCGCAGGACGGTGTTCCATATGCTGAcatttgtttatttttgtttcaaGAATTCGAATTCTTAGCCCGTTTCTGTTCCTATTAGCGTCTACAGATGTCTATGTGTTTGGAGACTTGTGCAGTTATTTGccttatttttttattttggtCTCTCTATTATTTGTGTGTCTTGTTCATGCCTGGACCTCTCTTTCTACCTGGTCTATTTCTTTTCGCcaagttttgttttgtacTATATTACCcccccccctccccccCCCCAATTCCTCTTTTCCGACAACCTCTATCCTCCAATCTCGTTATCATCGACTTCAACGTCCAGTTACCTGTGTACTTTGTGTGTGTGCTCATAACCTATATGTAAATTGTATTAATTGCTACTAAGAAAGTGCTAAAAACAACTaattttcatatatatgatgaatGTTTAATAACAATGCGATTGACTTCAGGTCAGCAATGGTATTTACaaggaaattttttggaaacaTCTGAGCCCCTTCAATTCACTTTTTCtcaacaataatagtaTAGATGCTTGACCatattactattattatgtTCATCATTAACTTTTTT encodes:
- the COQ10 gene encoding ubiquinone-binding protein COQ10 (similar to Ashbya gossypii ACL012W) — translated: MPSTVILGRIPLRCFTTPQHPVINSRRAFFGITSGSSSSETKTQKFTLKRTFNAPAAIVYGAVSEVSLYEHFVPYCTGSFVNRRNPVDNKPSEAGLRVGFQNFDETFLCKIQCIDRQDDVKIVIAESAAHDLFHILSTKWLILPHTNRPDVTEVELVLSFRFRSKIYDRLSSIFAKSVSELVMNAFESRIFQLRRKESKMKWHNRL
- the MDM12 gene encoding ERMES complex subunit MDM12 (similar to Ashbya gossypii ACL013C) — protein: MSFDINWNKVNEDPKVNQNIKDFLNSYLESIVLPSYVNNIQMTKFKLGELPPNIILKKIDDPLHEFYEAVAAETGSIGDRKSDLQFLVEVDYKGDMLIEISAELVLNYPSPNFMRLPVKLTISDIGLHSLCLISYLQNQLFISFLCDVSDPILDDAETILDTTGPTFLGSKSLDRISLIRSMKIQTEIGQQDVGEGTILRSVGKLEQFLSDIFKNMLRKEAAWPSWINLDFNEYEEDDEDDEEN
- the MVP1 gene encoding Mvp1p (similar to Ashbya gossypii ACL014C) codes for the protein MNFSNEDPWKGLETIGSPNDAWANMNRVSDDSSGQIAVPGRRVDAVSSITLIDSSLSAEVKETIRNNYRDRNLYETDSSGLEQQVWGPPTEVGKAMNVSVLDKIDVPSGAGEGILQEARSEELSNWIDNLRKTYNPLSSDIVVVEEILEREGLLFKHTNYLVKHLIALPNTTPSSNRTVIRRYSDFNWLQEVLLKKYPFRMIPELPPKKIGAQNADPIFLVRRRKGLSRFINLVMKHPVLSFDDLVLTFLTVPTDLGSWRKQANYDTTEEFTDQKIDKAFINMWQKELGNQWNEADVKIDALLESWIKISVLVDRYERRMKQISDERRLLGSVMEEFAASTDALYPLDESSIQGVNSHIKIISNHLNQLADISKKELNEVDERLSVKFKTFIDIIISLRGVFERYKIMAGNNIPQLQRKLEINMEKLQTLSNKPDVKGAEYERIKQIVQRDKRTIAEQVNRSWLIRKGILEEFTIFQETQFFVTHIFQEWARMHVGFSNENSECWEKLYTNLEDMPLSRN
- the RCL1 gene encoding rRNA-processing endoribonuclease (similar to Ashbya gossypii ACL015W), whose translation is MSTKLVTFQGALNFRHRIVMATLSGKAIKIEKIRSDDLNPGLKDYEVSFLRLIDGVTNGSVVEISYTGTTVIYKPGIIVGGSYTHNCPNSKPVGYFVEPLLYLAPFSKKKFSIVFRGMTSSHGDAGVETIKWGLMPVMEKFGVRECALHTLKRGSPPIGGGEVHLVVDSLIAQPITMHALEKPVISAITGVAYSTRVSPSMVNRMIDAAKSVLKKVPCEVNITADVWRGENSGKSPGWGLTLVGETKKGWRYSAEAIGDGGDVPEDIGTKVAYELLEEISKCGVVDRNQLPLALVYMVIGKEDIGRLRISKDQIDERFIRLMRDIKQIFGTEAHLKSVDEVDSDDMIVTIKGIGFTNTSKKIA
- the TAF4 gene encoding Taf4p (similar to Ashbya gossypii ACL016C), with the translated sequence MGNSPKGARGDENGHSNKKAKSEEGSATPFKFGNEADDVDPTGSDFSNELPTPFDNFVSQEEDDSTGHSNNGVELPETSLPSTTLALPTASGAGSSNSNGSGNGNNTNSNVKKSPQKVQKAVLNSKVNVTAARKQGQSTTAPKRQSDPDKLSDALLSAGVDVREEEALLNSTVTTMKSNSQVSNNQLPPHPPFLHPAHIASMMKKVAADQSFNQDFSKNSDLLSLMSTACELYIRDIVTNSIVISRHRRKAVKLNSGRRSEMTRILRDLALKQREQEERRVKRRIALGLEKETVDAKLDSGETLHRASNATANMMIAGGKKKYSWLTSSSKSNAVDLKNTGKVSSAVAARGDLGIKYREAREEPGIVMRDLLNALENRRVGVNNTIAKGYARIRD
- the HTZ1 gene encoding histone H2AZ (similar to Ashbya gossypii ACL017C); translated protein: MSGKVHGGKGKSGAKDGGSLGSQSHSARAGLQFPVGRIKRYLKRNAAGKTRVGSKAAIYLTAVLEYLTAEVLELAGNAAKDLKVKRITPRHLQLAIRGDDELDSLIRATIASGGVLPHINKALLLKVEKKSHK